In a single window of the Acyrthosiphon pisum isolate AL4f chromosome X, pea_aphid_22Mar2018_4r6ur, whole genome shotgun sequence genome:
- the LOC100165398 gene encoding tau-tubulin kinase homolog Asator isoform X2 — MSSEDLLQPGHIVKERWKVARKIGGGGFGEIYEGQDLITKELIALKVESARQPKQVLKMEVAVLKKLQGKEHVCRFIGCGRNERFNYVVMQLQGKNLAELRRAQPRGAFSLSTTLRLGVQILKAIESIHEVGFLHRDIKPSNFAIGRLYQNSRCVFMLDYGLARQFTTANGEVRTPRTAAGFRGTVRYASLNAHKNKEMGRHDDLWSLFYMLAEFVNGQLPWRKIKDKEQVGVMKENYDHRSLLKHLPSDLRQFLEHIQSLEYADKPDYNMLTGLFERCMKRRGVKECDHFDWEKTTETVQPAVTVSVITNNTTPVISRPITCTSYGADINNQLVTSTVDNGQEEEPDNKKNTPEEQIQCDNNIIYRRAQKLESDANNSGSNKIISTDKNCNATSSTPLDHLPIPKSSPKKVVQRRAVSMPGLERETEMLNAAKRNSSQTNCTVDSGFPPTPLNIEGVPNSDLGNLNTSVIATQEANKVTTASSPVVEADSIVNQIKKEQRSLHFARRQATPNRQILKSSATTARDVTYTQFAVIDDDNLSAMQQVTRGGGGLTLMSQWKSQFDDSEETDNEWKAENLQSPEHRLSLHGVSLSGKDNIYPQYPNNCKTPDKTSGRDQLAQCFSKCTDNLIHNSLLSRAWSEIQIATKIRTNLEPPWLQEAVFDDIVYELDTSRNIAVRNTEKSITKKLQRSISLANISLSIIPKKEFQTQFIQQTKMKLKVPSLQVTTNTTRSSNDGDELSGKLFADESLKNGNDVSENCPMETVSGKLEIRVVDRHLNDNDNYCDTTSSKPNVCTEKDDEAHRKWARNRNSSDIMNINGKHFDENELSNISLKSFSSSDQNNKISDHSRSKKPPQPIILNKNSKIPLPVNQKLSESNEINSTMFSDESKSSATSNSGKQLPEALLKCRGQNLLTEVRSKPPTSEEIDDQYTPGLRRRRQLQDKYVTDPSQLNLRFQRPQMRRSRESYYRSRPVSGSSSRSLERNYESDILSSPTLIPPPSMYSSDVQTLVENNARCRRYQIFKPTELARD; from the exons ATGTCTTCCGAAGATCTGTTACAACCAGGACATATAGTTAAAGAAAGGTGGAAAGTT GCAAGAAAAATTGGCGGTGGTGGATTTGGAGAAATATATGAAGGTCAAGATCTTATAACAAAAGAACTTATAGCTTTGAAAGTAGAATCAGCTCGTCAACCTAAACAAGTCTTAAAAATGGAAGTAGCTGTGTTGAAAAAATTACAAG gtaaagAACACGTATGTCGTTTTATTGGCTGTGGAAGAAATGAACGTTTCAATTATGTTGTAATGCAGCTACAAGGAAAAAATTTAGCTGAGCTGAGAAGAGCGCAGCCGAGAGGCGCTTTTTCTCTATCTACCACTTTAAGATTAggtgtacaaattttaaaagcaataGAAAGTATCCATGAAGTTGGATTTTTACACAGAGACATAAAACCT tcaAATTTTGCTATTGGAAGACTTTATCAAAATTCCCGTTGTGTTTTCATGTTGGATTATGGTCTAGCTAGACAATTCACAACTGCTAATGGAGAAGTAAGAACTCCTAGAACTGCAGCTGGCTTCCGTGGTACTGTAAGATATGCTTCATTGAATGCCCACAAAAATAAA GAAATGGGAAGGCATGACGACCTATGGTCATTGTTTTATATGTTGGCGGAGTTTGTTAATGGTCAGTTACCTTGGCGGAAGATTAAAGATAAAGAGCAAGTTGGTGTTATGAAAGAAAATTATGATCATCGCTCACTTCTTAAACATCTACCATCAGATCTGCGTCAGTTTCTTGAGCATATtcag TCTCTTGAATATGCTGACAAAccagattataatatgttaacggGTCTTTTTGAACGATGTATGAAAAGACGCGGTGTTAAAGAATGTGACCATTTTGACTGGGAGAAAACTACTGAAACAGTTCAACCGGCAGTTACTGTTAgtgttattacaaataataccaCACCAGTTATTTCTAGGCCAATCACTTGCACATCCTATGGTGCAGACATCAACAATCAACTAGTCACTTCTACTGTAGATAATGGACAAGAAGAAGAAccagacaataaaaaaaatactccagag GAGCAAATacaatgtgataataatataatttaccgaCGTGCCCAAAAACTTGAATCTGATGCAAATAATTCAggttctaataaaattatttctactgataaaaattgtaatgctACATCTAGCACACCATTAGATCATTTACCAATTCCAAAAA gTTCCCCTAAGAAAGTAGTTCAGCGAAGAGCTGTTTCTATGCCTGGTTTGGAAAGAGAAACAGAAATGTTAAATGCTGCTAAGCGCAATTCTTCCCAAACTAACTGTACTGTTGATTCTGGTTTTCCACCAACGCCATTAAATATTGAAGGTGTTCCTAATTCAGATCTGGGTAATTTGAATACTTCAGTTATTGCAACTCAAGAAGCTAATAaag TTACAACAGCTAGTTCTCCTGTGGTTGAAGCAGATAgtattgtaaatcaaataaaaaaagaacaacGCAGTTTACATTTTGCTAGGAGACAAGCTACTCCTAATAGGCAAATCTTAAAATCTTCTGCCACTACTGCTAGGGATGTTACATATACTCAATTTGCAGTGATTGATGATGATAATTTATCTGCAATGCAACAAGTGACACGTGGTGGAGGAG GGCTAACTCTTATGTCACAATGGAAATCACAATTCGATGACTCTGAAGAAACTGATAATGAGTGGAAGGCAGAAAATCTTCAAAGCCCTGAACATAGATTAAGTTTGCATGGCGTCTCTTTG agtggaaaagataatatttatccTCAATACCCTAACAATTGTAAGACACCAGATAAGACATCTGGCAGAGATCAGTTAGcacaatgtttttcaaaatgCACTGATAACCTGATACATAATTCACTCTTATCACGAGCTTGGAGTGAAATACAAATCGCTACAAAAATAAG aaCAAACCTTGAACCACCCTGGTTACAAGAAGCCGTCTTTGATGATATTGTGTATGAACTTGATACAAGTAGAAATATAGCTGTAAGGAACACGGAAAAAAGTATTACAAAGAAATTACAAAGATCTATTAGTCTAGCT AACATTAGTTTGAGCATTATTCCTAAAAAAGAATTTCAAACTCAATTCATAcaacaaacaaaaatgaaattaaaagttcCTTCTCTACAAGTTACCACTAACACAACCAGATCTTCCAATGACGGTGATGAATTATCGGGAAAATTATTTGCCGATGAATCACTAAAAAATG GGAATGATGTATCTGAAAATTGTCCAATGGAAACGGTATCTGGAAAATTGGAAATAAGAGTCGTTGATCGACATctaaatgataatgataattactGTGACACAACCAGCTCAAAACCAAATGTGTGTACCGAGAAAGATGATGAAG CTCACCGAAAATGGGCTAGAAACAGAAATAGTAgtgatattatgaatataaatggGAAACATTTTGATGAAAACGAATTATCTAACATtagtttaaaatcattttcCTCTTCcgatcaaaataacaaaatctcaGATCATAGCAG AAGTAAAAAACCACCTCAACCTATAATTCTTAACAAAAACAGTAAAATTCCATTACCCGTCAACCAAAAATTATCAGaatcaaatgaaataaattcaacaatgttcag tgacgAATCAAAGTCTAGTGCAACTAGTAATAGTGGAAAACAATTACCAGAAGCACTTTTAAAATGTCGTGGCCAAAATTTACTTACAGAAGTGCGTAGTAAACCACCAACTTCTGAAGAAATTGATGATCAGTATACTCCTGGTCTTAGAAGACGACGACAACTTCAAGATAAATATGTAACTGACCCATCCCAATTAAATTTACGATTTCAAAGACCTCAAATGCGAAGGTCAAGAGAATCATACTATAGAtctag acCTGTATCTGGTTCATCTAGTAGAAGTCTTGAACGTAATTATGAGTCTGATATTTTATCATCTCCTACCTTGATACCACCACCGAGTATGTATTCGTCGGATGTCCAAACTCTTGTTGAAAATAATGCTAG atgTCGCCGGTACCAAATTTTTAAACCTACTGAGCTTGCAAGagattaa
- the LOC100165398 gene encoding tau-tubulin kinase homolog Asator isoform X3 translates to MSSEDLLQPGHIVKERWKVARKIGGGGFGEIYEGQDLITKELIALKVESARQPKQVLKMEVAVLKKLQGKEHVCRFIGCGRNERFNYVVMQLQGKNLAELRRAQPRGAFSLSTTLRLGVQILKAIESIHEVGFLHRDIKPSNFAIGRLYQNSRCVFMLDYGLARQFTTANGEVRTPRTAAGFRGTVRYASLNAHKNKEMGRHDDLWSLFYMLAEFVNGQLPWRKIKDKEQVGVMKENYDHRSLLKHLPSDLRQFLEHIQSLEYADKPDYNMLTGLFERCMKRRGVKECDHFDWEKTTETVQPAVTVSVITNNTTPVISRPITCTSYGADINNQLVTSTVDNGQEEEPDNKKNTPEEQIQCDNNIIYRRAQKLESDANNSGSNKIISTDKNCNATSSTPLDHLPIPKSSPKKVVQRRAVSMPGLERETEMLNAAKRNSSQTNCTVDSGFPPTPLNIEGVPNSDLGNLNTSVIATQEANKVTTASSPVVEADSIVNQIKKEQRSLHFARRQATPNRQILKSSATTARDVTYTQFAVIDDDNLSAMQQVTRGGGGLTLMSQWKSQFDDSEETDNEWKAENLQSPEHRLSLHGVSLSGKDNIYPQYPNNCKTPDKTSGRDQLAQCFSKCTDNLIHNSLLSRAWSEIQIATKIRTNLEPPWLQEAVFDDIVYELDTSRNIAVRNTEKSITKKLQRSISLANISLSIIPKKEFQTQFIQQTKMKLKVPSLQVTTNTTRSSNDGDELSGKLFADESLKNAHRKWARNRNSSDIMNINGKHFDENELSNISLKSFSSSDQNNKISDHSRSKKPPQPIILNKNSKIPLPVNQKLSESNEINSTMFSDESKSSATSNSGKQLPEALLKCRGQNLLTEVRSKPPTSEEIDDQYTPGLRRRRQLQDKYVTDPSQLNLRFQRPQMRRSRESYYRSRFSGSQDDNTGLFSNYRPVSGSSSRSLERNYESDILSSPTLIPPPSMYSSDVQTLVENNARCRRYQIFKPTELARD, encoded by the exons ATGTCTTCCGAAGATCTGTTACAACCAGGACATATAGTTAAAGAAAGGTGGAAAGTT GCAAGAAAAATTGGCGGTGGTGGATTTGGAGAAATATATGAAGGTCAAGATCTTATAACAAAAGAACTTATAGCTTTGAAAGTAGAATCAGCTCGTCAACCTAAACAAGTCTTAAAAATGGAAGTAGCTGTGTTGAAAAAATTACAAG gtaaagAACACGTATGTCGTTTTATTGGCTGTGGAAGAAATGAACGTTTCAATTATGTTGTAATGCAGCTACAAGGAAAAAATTTAGCTGAGCTGAGAAGAGCGCAGCCGAGAGGCGCTTTTTCTCTATCTACCACTTTAAGATTAggtgtacaaattttaaaagcaataGAAAGTATCCATGAAGTTGGATTTTTACACAGAGACATAAAACCT tcaAATTTTGCTATTGGAAGACTTTATCAAAATTCCCGTTGTGTTTTCATGTTGGATTATGGTCTAGCTAGACAATTCACAACTGCTAATGGAGAAGTAAGAACTCCTAGAACTGCAGCTGGCTTCCGTGGTACTGTAAGATATGCTTCATTGAATGCCCACAAAAATAAA GAAATGGGAAGGCATGACGACCTATGGTCATTGTTTTATATGTTGGCGGAGTTTGTTAATGGTCAGTTACCTTGGCGGAAGATTAAAGATAAAGAGCAAGTTGGTGTTATGAAAGAAAATTATGATCATCGCTCACTTCTTAAACATCTACCATCAGATCTGCGTCAGTTTCTTGAGCATATtcag TCTCTTGAATATGCTGACAAAccagattataatatgttaacggGTCTTTTTGAACGATGTATGAAAAGACGCGGTGTTAAAGAATGTGACCATTTTGACTGGGAGAAAACTACTGAAACAGTTCAACCGGCAGTTACTGTTAgtgttattacaaataataccaCACCAGTTATTTCTAGGCCAATCACTTGCACATCCTATGGTGCAGACATCAACAATCAACTAGTCACTTCTACTGTAGATAATGGACAAGAAGAAGAAccagacaataaaaaaaatactccagag GAGCAAATacaatgtgataataatataatttaccgaCGTGCCCAAAAACTTGAATCTGATGCAAATAATTCAggttctaataaaattatttctactgataaaaattgtaatgctACATCTAGCACACCATTAGATCATTTACCAATTCCAAAAA gTTCCCCTAAGAAAGTAGTTCAGCGAAGAGCTGTTTCTATGCCTGGTTTGGAAAGAGAAACAGAAATGTTAAATGCTGCTAAGCGCAATTCTTCCCAAACTAACTGTACTGTTGATTCTGGTTTTCCACCAACGCCATTAAATATTGAAGGTGTTCCTAATTCAGATCTGGGTAATTTGAATACTTCAGTTATTGCAACTCAAGAAGCTAATAaag TTACAACAGCTAGTTCTCCTGTGGTTGAAGCAGATAgtattgtaaatcaaataaaaaaagaacaacGCAGTTTACATTTTGCTAGGAGACAAGCTACTCCTAATAGGCAAATCTTAAAATCTTCTGCCACTACTGCTAGGGATGTTACATATACTCAATTTGCAGTGATTGATGATGATAATTTATCTGCAATGCAACAAGTGACACGTGGTGGAGGAG GGCTAACTCTTATGTCACAATGGAAATCACAATTCGATGACTCTGAAGAAACTGATAATGAGTGGAAGGCAGAAAATCTTCAAAGCCCTGAACATAGATTAAGTTTGCATGGCGTCTCTTTG agtggaaaagataatatttatccTCAATACCCTAACAATTGTAAGACACCAGATAAGACATCTGGCAGAGATCAGTTAGcacaatgtttttcaaaatgCACTGATAACCTGATACATAATTCACTCTTATCACGAGCTTGGAGTGAAATACAAATCGCTACAAAAATAAG aaCAAACCTTGAACCACCCTGGTTACAAGAAGCCGTCTTTGATGATATTGTGTATGAACTTGATACAAGTAGAAATATAGCTGTAAGGAACACGGAAAAAAGTATTACAAAGAAATTACAAAGATCTATTAGTCTAGCT AACATTAGTTTGAGCATTATTCCTAAAAAAGAATTTCAAACTCAATTCATAcaacaaacaaaaatgaaattaaaagttcCTTCTCTACAAGTTACCACTAACACAACCAGATCTTCCAATGACGGTGATGAATTATCGGGAAAATTATTTGCCGATGAATCACTAAAAAATG CTCACCGAAAATGGGCTAGAAACAGAAATAGTAgtgatattatgaatataaatggGAAACATTTTGATGAAAACGAATTATCTAACATtagtttaaaatcattttcCTCTTCcgatcaaaataacaaaatctcaGATCATAGCAG AAGTAAAAAACCACCTCAACCTATAATTCTTAACAAAAACAGTAAAATTCCATTACCCGTCAACCAAAAATTATCAGaatcaaatgaaataaattcaacaatgttcag tgacgAATCAAAGTCTAGTGCAACTAGTAATAGTGGAAAACAATTACCAGAAGCACTTTTAAAATGTCGTGGCCAAAATTTACTTACAGAAGTGCGTAGTAAACCACCAACTTCTGAAGAAATTGATGATCAGTATACTCCTGGTCTTAGAAGACGACGACAACTTCAAGATAAATATGTAACTGACCCATCCCAATTAAATTTACGATTTCAAAGACCTCAAATGCGAAGGTCAAGAGAATCATACTATAGAtctag attttctgGTAGTCAAGATGATAATACtggattattttcaaattatagacCTGTATCTGGTTCATCTAGTAGAAGTCTTGAACGTAATTATGAGTCTGATATTTTATCATCTCCTACCTTGATACCACCACCGAGTATGTATTCGTCGGATGTCCAAACTCTTGTTGAAAATAATGCTAG atgTCGCCGGTACCAAATTTTTAAACCTACTGAGCTTGCAAGagattaa
- the LOC100165398 gene encoding tau-tubulin kinase homolog Asator isoform X1, whose protein sequence is MSSEDLLQPGHIVKERWKVARKIGGGGFGEIYEGQDLITKELIALKVESARQPKQVLKMEVAVLKKLQGKEHVCRFIGCGRNERFNYVVMQLQGKNLAELRRAQPRGAFSLSTTLRLGVQILKAIESIHEVGFLHRDIKPSNFAIGRLYQNSRCVFMLDYGLARQFTTANGEVRTPRTAAGFRGTVRYASLNAHKNKEMGRHDDLWSLFYMLAEFVNGQLPWRKIKDKEQVGVMKENYDHRSLLKHLPSDLRQFLEHIQSLEYADKPDYNMLTGLFERCMKRRGVKECDHFDWEKTTETVQPAVTVSVITNNTTPVISRPITCTSYGADINNQLVTSTVDNGQEEEPDNKKNTPEEQIQCDNNIIYRRAQKLESDANNSGSNKIISTDKNCNATSSTPLDHLPIPKSSPKKVVQRRAVSMPGLERETEMLNAAKRNSSQTNCTVDSGFPPTPLNIEGVPNSDLGNLNTSVIATQEANKVTTASSPVVEADSIVNQIKKEQRSLHFARRQATPNRQILKSSATTARDVTYTQFAVIDDDNLSAMQQVTRGGGGLTLMSQWKSQFDDSEETDNEWKAENLQSPEHRLSLHGVSLSGKDNIYPQYPNNCKTPDKTSGRDQLAQCFSKCTDNLIHNSLLSRAWSEIQIATKIRTNLEPPWLQEAVFDDIVYELDTSRNIAVRNTEKSITKKLQRSISLANISLSIIPKKEFQTQFIQQTKMKLKVPSLQVTTNTTRSSNDGDELSGKLFADESLKNGNDVSENCPMETVSGKLEIRVVDRHLNDNDNYCDTTSSKPNVCTEKDDEAHRKWARNRNSSDIMNINGKHFDENELSNISLKSFSSSDQNNKISDHSRSKKPPQPIILNKNSKIPLPVNQKLSESNEINSTMFSDESKSSATSNSGKQLPEALLKCRGQNLLTEVRSKPPTSEEIDDQYTPGLRRRRQLQDKYVTDPSQLNLRFQRPQMRRSRESYYRSRFSGSQDDNTGLFSNYRPVSGSSSRSLERNYESDILSSPTLIPPPSMYSSDVQTLVENNARCRRYQIFKPTELARD, encoded by the exons ATGTCTTCCGAAGATCTGTTACAACCAGGACATATAGTTAAAGAAAGGTGGAAAGTT GCAAGAAAAATTGGCGGTGGTGGATTTGGAGAAATATATGAAGGTCAAGATCTTATAACAAAAGAACTTATAGCTTTGAAAGTAGAATCAGCTCGTCAACCTAAACAAGTCTTAAAAATGGAAGTAGCTGTGTTGAAAAAATTACAAG gtaaagAACACGTATGTCGTTTTATTGGCTGTGGAAGAAATGAACGTTTCAATTATGTTGTAATGCAGCTACAAGGAAAAAATTTAGCTGAGCTGAGAAGAGCGCAGCCGAGAGGCGCTTTTTCTCTATCTACCACTTTAAGATTAggtgtacaaattttaaaagcaataGAAAGTATCCATGAAGTTGGATTTTTACACAGAGACATAAAACCT tcaAATTTTGCTATTGGAAGACTTTATCAAAATTCCCGTTGTGTTTTCATGTTGGATTATGGTCTAGCTAGACAATTCACAACTGCTAATGGAGAAGTAAGAACTCCTAGAACTGCAGCTGGCTTCCGTGGTACTGTAAGATATGCTTCATTGAATGCCCACAAAAATAAA GAAATGGGAAGGCATGACGACCTATGGTCATTGTTTTATATGTTGGCGGAGTTTGTTAATGGTCAGTTACCTTGGCGGAAGATTAAAGATAAAGAGCAAGTTGGTGTTATGAAAGAAAATTATGATCATCGCTCACTTCTTAAACATCTACCATCAGATCTGCGTCAGTTTCTTGAGCATATtcag TCTCTTGAATATGCTGACAAAccagattataatatgttaacggGTCTTTTTGAACGATGTATGAAAAGACGCGGTGTTAAAGAATGTGACCATTTTGACTGGGAGAAAACTACTGAAACAGTTCAACCGGCAGTTACTGTTAgtgttattacaaataataccaCACCAGTTATTTCTAGGCCAATCACTTGCACATCCTATGGTGCAGACATCAACAATCAACTAGTCACTTCTACTGTAGATAATGGACAAGAAGAAGAAccagacaataaaaaaaatactccagag GAGCAAATacaatgtgataataatataatttaccgaCGTGCCCAAAAACTTGAATCTGATGCAAATAATTCAggttctaataaaattatttctactgataaaaattgtaatgctACATCTAGCACACCATTAGATCATTTACCAATTCCAAAAA gTTCCCCTAAGAAAGTAGTTCAGCGAAGAGCTGTTTCTATGCCTGGTTTGGAAAGAGAAACAGAAATGTTAAATGCTGCTAAGCGCAATTCTTCCCAAACTAACTGTACTGTTGATTCTGGTTTTCCACCAACGCCATTAAATATTGAAGGTGTTCCTAATTCAGATCTGGGTAATTTGAATACTTCAGTTATTGCAACTCAAGAAGCTAATAaag TTACAACAGCTAGTTCTCCTGTGGTTGAAGCAGATAgtattgtaaatcaaataaaaaaagaacaacGCAGTTTACATTTTGCTAGGAGACAAGCTACTCCTAATAGGCAAATCTTAAAATCTTCTGCCACTACTGCTAGGGATGTTACATATACTCAATTTGCAGTGATTGATGATGATAATTTATCTGCAATGCAACAAGTGACACGTGGTGGAGGAG GGCTAACTCTTATGTCACAATGGAAATCACAATTCGATGACTCTGAAGAAACTGATAATGAGTGGAAGGCAGAAAATCTTCAAAGCCCTGAACATAGATTAAGTTTGCATGGCGTCTCTTTG agtggaaaagataatatttatccTCAATACCCTAACAATTGTAAGACACCAGATAAGACATCTGGCAGAGATCAGTTAGcacaatgtttttcaaaatgCACTGATAACCTGATACATAATTCACTCTTATCACGAGCTTGGAGTGAAATACAAATCGCTACAAAAATAAG aaCAAACCTTGAACCACCCTGGTTACAAGAAGCCGTCTTTGATGATATTGTGTATGAACTTGATACAAGTAGAAATATAGCTGTAAGGAACACGGAAAAAAGTATTACAAAGAAATTACAAAGATCTATTAGTCTAGCT AACATTAGTTTGAGCATTATTCCTAAAAAAGAATTTCAAACTCAATTCATAcaacaaacaaaaatgaaattaaaagttcCTTCTCTACAAGTTACCACTAACACAACCAGATCTTCCAATGACGGTGATGAATTATCGGGAAAATTATTTGCCGATGAATCACTAAAAAATG GGAATGATGTATCTGAAAATTGTCCAATGGAAACGGTATCTGGAAAATTGGAAATAAGAGTCGTTGATCGACATctaaatgataatgataattactGTGACACAACCAGCTCAAAACCAAATGTGTGTACCGAGAAAGATGATGAAG CTCACCGAAAATGGGCTAGAAACAGAAATAGTAgtgatattatgaatataaatggGAAACATTTTGATGAAAACGAATTATCTAACATtagtttaaaatcattttcCTCTTCcgatcaaaataacaaaatctcaGATCATAGCAG AAGTAAAAAACCACCTCAACCTATAATTCTTAACAAAAACAGTAAAATTCCATTACCCGTCAACCAAAAATTATCAGaatcaaatgaaataaattcaacaatgttcag tgacgAATCAAAGTCTAGTGCAACTAGTAATAGTGGAAAACAATTACCAGAAGCACTTTTAAAATGTCGTGGCCAAAATTTACTTACAGAAGTGCGTAGTAAACCACCAACTTCTGAAGAAATTGATGATCAGTATACTCCTGGTCTTAGAAGACGACGACAACTTCAAGATAAATATGTAACTGACCCATCCCAATTAAATTTACGATTTCAAAGACCTCAAATGCGAAGGTCAAGAGAATCATACTATAGAtctag attttctgGTAGTCAAGATGATAATACtggattattttcaaattatagacCTGTATCTGGTTCATCTAGTAGAAGTCTTGAACGTAATTATGAGTCTGATATTTTATCATCTCCTACCTTGATACCACCACCGAGTATGTATTCGTCGGATGTCCAAACTCTTGTTGAAAATAATGCTAG atgTCGCCGGTACCAAATTTTTAAACCTACTGAGCTTGCAAGagattaa